One segment of Streptomyces sp. NBC_01463 DNA contains the following:
- a CDS encoding glycosyl hydrolase-related protein: protein MHHDRTVTERRLARVLDQRLRPAVYRESLPLDVATWNVTGEPVPVAEGIAAPYEPVRTGAMWGPAWSTSWFRISGTVPAAWAGQRVEAVLDLGFGSTQPGFSAEGLVHRADGTPVKALNPRNTWLPVAERAAGGESFVYYVEASANPVIFDSGAGGDPFVPTRSGGVAPWLHGDGAPGEPLYRLNRMDFALFDSAVWELVQDLDVLGGLMHQLPEDSTRRRQLEHAVNRGLDVIDLQEIGESAAHAREILAPALASPAHASAHRVSAVGHAHIDTAWLWPVRETVRKAARTVSNVTALMDDHPEFRFVMSQAQQLAWLKEQRPEVFARVVEKVRTGQFLPTGSLWVEPDTNLSGGESLVRQFVHGKRFYLEEFGVETKDMWLPDTFGYNAALPQLMKLAGIEWFLTQKISWNTTNAFPHHTFWWEGIDGTRIFSHFPPVDSYNGDLSGADIAHTERNFRDKGAANRSLVPFGYGDGGGGPTREMLARARRLENLEGSARLEMEGPEEFFTKARAEYQDAPVWVGELYLELHRGTLTSQLATKQGNRRSEHLLREAELWAATAAVRGGRPYPYELLDRVWKSVLLHQFHDILPGTSIAWVHREAEETYAEVARELGEVIDGAQRDLAASGTGPADGSGADGETVFNAAPHARDGVPALGASPRGRTARQVAARPVEDGGFVLDNGLVRFTVDARGLVTSALDLTAGREALAPGAVGNLLQLHQDFPNQWDAWDVDAFYRNTVRDLTGADEVAAVPGGVRVVRSFNASRITQVLRLDEGSRRLDVETDVDWQESEKILKAAFPLDVRAAESSAEIPFGHVRRPTHSNTSWDSARFEICAHRYLHLAEPGWGAALVNDSSYGHDVTRDVRPDGGTTTTARISLLRAPLFPDPDCDRGEHRLRYALVLGADIHDAIREGYHFNLPERAVPGGATVEPLVRVDDVGVVIEAIKLADDRSGDVIVRLYESGGGRVRTTLRAGFAVASARVTDLLERELESEPAPVLEGSDVTLSLRPFQILTLRLVPAGHAASAVDVG, encoded by the coding sequence ATGCACCACGACCGAACGGTCACCGAACGCCGTCTCGCCCGCGTGCTCGACCAGCGCCTGCGGCCCGCGGTGTACCGCGAGAGCCTGCCCCTGGACGTCGCGACATGGAACGTCACGGGTGAGCCCGTGCCCGTGGCCGAAGGAATCGCAGCCCCGTACGAGCCGGTCCGCACCGGTGCGATGTGGGGACCTGCCTGGTCCACCAGCTGGTTCCGGATCAGCGGCACCGTGCCCGCCGCCTGGGCCGGACAGCGCGTCGAGGCGGTTCTGGACCTGGGCTTCGGCAGCACGCAGCCGGGCTTCTCCGCCGAGGGCCTCGTCCACCGCGCCGACGGAACACCGGTCAAGGCGCTCAATCCCCGCAACACCTGGCTGCCGGTCGCCGAACGTGCCGCCGGTGGCGAGTCGTTCGTCTACTACGTCGAGGCGTCCGCCAACCCGGTGATCTTCGACTCGGGTGCCGGGGGCGACCCCTTCGTCCCGACCCGGTCCGGCGGTGTCGCCCCCTGGCTGCACGGCGACGGGGCACCGGGCGAGCCGCTCTACCGGCTGAACCGGATGGACTTCGCCCTCTTCGATTCCGCCGTCTGGGAGCTCGTACAGGATCTGGACGTCCTCGGCGGCCTGATGCACCAGCTGCCCGAGGACTCCACCCGGCGCCGGCAGCTGGAGCACGCCGTGAACCGCGGCCTGGACGTCATCGACCTCCAGGAGATCGGCGAGAGCGCCGCGCACGCACGCGAGATCCTCGCCCCGGCGCTGGCCTCCCCCGCGCACGCGAGCGCCCACCGCGTCTCCGCCGTCGGCCACGCGCACATCGACACCGCCTGGCTCTGGCCCGTACGCGAGACCGTGCGCAAGGCGGCCCGGACCGTCTCGAACGTCACCGCCCTGATGGACGACCACCCCGAGTTCCGCTTCGTCATGTCCCAGGCGCAGCAGCTCGCCTGGCTCAAGGAGCAGCGGCCCGAGGTGTTCGCCCGCGTGGTCGAGAAGGTGCGCACCGGGCAGTTCCTGCCCACCGGCAGTCTGTGGGTCGAACCGGACACCAATCTCTCCGGAGGGGAGTCGCTGGTCCGTCAGTTCGTGCACGGCAAGCGCTTCTACCTGGAGGAGTTCGGGGTCGAGACGAAGGACATGTGGCTGCCCGACACCTTCGGTTACAACGCGGCACTGCCGCAGCTCATGAAGCTGGCCGGCATCGAGTGGTTCCTCACCCAGAAGATCTCCTGGAACACCACCAACGCATTCCCTCACCACACCTTCTGGTGGGAGGGCATCGACGGGACCCGCATCTTCAGCCACTTCCCTCCCGTCGACTCCTACAACGGCGATCTTTCCGGCGCCGACATCGCGCACACCGAGCGCAACTTCCGGGACAAGGGCGCGGCGAACCGTTCACTCGTCCCGTTCGGCTACGGGGACGGCGGCGGCGGTCCCACCCGCGAGATGCTGGCACGCGCACGGAGGCTGGAGAACCTCGAAGGTTCGGCGCGGCTGGAGATGGAGGGCCCCGAGGAGTTCTTCACCAAGGCGCGGGCGGAGTACCAAGACGCGCCCGTCTGGGTCGGCGAACTCTACCTGGAGCTGCACCGCGGCACGCTCACCAGTCAGCTCGCCACCAAGCAGGGCAACCGCCGCAGCGAGCACCTGCTCCGGGAGGCCGAGCTGTGGGCCGCGACGGCGGCCGTGCGCGGCGGCCGCCCGTACCCGTACGAACTGCTCGACCGGGTGTGGAAGTCCGTGCTGCTCCACCAGTTCCACGACATCCTGCCCGGCACGTCGATCGCGTGGGTGCACCGGGAGGCCGAGGAAACGTACGCGGAGGTGGCCCGGGAGCTCGGCGAGGTCATCGACGGCGCCCAGCGCGATCTCGCGGCGAGCGGGACCGGGCCGGCCGACGGAAGCGGGGCCGACGGCGAGACCGTGTTCAACGCGGCCCCGCACGCACGCGACGGCGTTCCCGCGCTCGGCGCCTCACCGCGTGGGCGGACTGCCCGCCAGGTCGCCGCCCGGCCCGTCGAGGACGGCGGGTTCGTCCTGGACAACGGCCTCGTGCGCTTCACGGTGGACGCCCGGGGCCTGGTCACCTCCGCCCTGGACCTGACGGCCGGCCGCGAGGCGCTCGCGCCCGGTGCGGTCGGCAACCTCCTCCAGCTGCACCAGGACTTCCCGAACCAGTGGGATGCCTGGGACGTCGACGCGTTCTACCGCAACACCGTGCGCGACCTGACCGGGGCGGACGAGGTCGCCGCGGTCCCCGGCGGGGTGAGGGTGGTACGCAGCTTCAACGCCTCCCGCATCACTCAGGTGCTGCGTCTCGACGAGGGCAGCCGCCGTCTCGACGTCGAGACGGACGTCGACTGGCAGGAGTCCGAGAAGATACTCAAGGCCGCCTTCCCGCTCGACGTACGGGCGGCGGAGTCCAGCGCCGAGATCCCCTTCGGCCATGTCCGGCGCCCCACGCACAGCAACACCTCATGGGACAGCGCCCGGTTCGAGATCTGTGCCCACCGCTACCTGCACCTCGCGGAGCCGGGCTGGGGCGCGGCCCTGGTCAACGACTCCAGCTACGGCCACGACGTGACGCGGGACGTCCGCCCCGACGGCGGAACCACCACGACGGCGCGGATCTCGCTCCTGCGCGCCCCGCTCTTCCCCGATCCCGACTGCGACCGAGGTGAACACCGGCTGCGGTACGCGCTGGTCCTCGGCGCGGACATCCACGACGCGATCCGCGAGGGCTATCACTTCAACCTGCCCGAGCGTGCGGTCCCCGGCGGCGCGACCGTCGAGCCGCTGGTGCGGGTCGATGACGTCGGCGTCGTCATCGAGGCGATCAAGCTCGCGGACGACCGCTCGGGCGACGTGATCGTCCGGCTCTACGAGTCCGGCGGCGGCCGGGTGCGGACCACCCTCCGAGCCGGTTTCGCCGTCGCCTCCGCACGGGTCACGGATCTGCTGGAACGGGAGCTGGAGAGTGAGCCCGCTCCGGTCCTGGAGGGATCCGACGTGACGCTGTCCCTGCGCCCGTTCCAGATTCTGACCCTTCGCCTGGTGCCTGCCGGCCACGCGGCCTCGGCTGTCGACGTGGGCTGA
- a CDS encoding LacI family transcriptional regulator: MAQQRSGEGGAPTMRDVAASAGVSAMTVSRVLKNDTRVSEAARERVLAAVEALGYRRNETARSLRLGGSGMIGLVVTNLANPFYSRLALGVQEVASEHGLRVLLSNTAEQVDRERGLVEDLASRQVDGMIVVPAGSSHRHLAPAALRGMPIVLASRPPAGMDADCVLVDDFGGAEQATGQLIADGHRRIGFLGNPPALYTGAERFRGYWAAHEAAGLEPDESQVRRGLTDVPTAEAAARALLDAPDAPTALFCTNNRLTQGAIRAVRALGRPVALAGFDDFDLADVLGLPLTIVSYDADEIGRRAGQMLIDRINGSSAEPIPARRTVVPTHVIRYGTR; the protein is encoded by the coding sequence ATGGCACAGCAGCGATCGGGTGAGGGCGGAGCCCCGACGATGCGCGACGTGGCCGCGAGCGCCGGCGTCAGTGCCATGACGGTCTCCCGGGTGCTGAAGAACGACACCCGGGTCAGCGAGGCCGCCCGGGAGCGCGTGCTCGCCGCCGTCGAGGCACTCGGCTACCGGCGCAACGAGACGGCGCGCAGTCTGCGGCTGGGCGGCAGCGGGATGATCGGACTGGTCGTCACCAACCTCGCCAACCCCTTCTACTCGCGTCTGGCGCTCGGTGTGCAGGAGGTGGCGTCCGAGCACGGCCTGCGGGTGCTGCTCAGCAACACCGCGGAGCAGGTCGACAGGGAACGCGGGCTCGTCGAGGACCTGGCGTCCCGTCAGGTCGACGGCATGATCGTCGTGCCGGCGGGCAGCAGCCACCGTCATCTCGCGCCCGCGGCGCTGCGCGGCATGCCGATCGTCCTGGCGTCCCGGCCGCCCGCCGGGATGGACGCCGACTGCGTCCTCGTCGACGACTTCGGCGGCGCCGAGCAGGCCACCGGACAGCTCATCGCGGACGGCCACCGCCGCATCGGTTTCCTGGGCAACCCGCCCGCCCTGTACACCGGCGCCGAACGGTTCCGCGGATACTGGGCCGCCCATGAGGCGGCCGGGCTCGAACCCGACGAGAGCCAGGTGCGGCGCGGCCTCACCGATGTGCCCACCGCGGAGGCCGCCGCACGGGCGCTGCTCGACGCACCCGACGCGCCGACAGCCCTCTTCTGCACCAACAACCGCCTGACGCAGGGCGCCATCCGCGCCGTGCGGGCGCTCGGCAGACCGGTCGCGCTGGCCGGATTCGACGACTTCGACCTCGCGGACGTCCTCGGTCTGCCGCTGACCATCGTCTCCTACGACGCCGACGAGATCGGCCGGCGGGCGGGCCAGATGCTCATCGACCGGATCAACGGTTCGTCCGCCGAGCCGATCCCGGCCCGCCGGACCGTCGTACCCACCCACGTCATCCGCTACGGGACGCGCTGA
- a CDS encoding ROK family protein yields MNRVPVLEIGGTHVTAAVINTAAGRPVPFSVVRQPVPAGAPARELLDAIAAVADRVDVPVAAHWGVAIPGPFDYAAGVGRFRGIGKFEALHGVDVGAELLGRLPGAPSGISFVNDADAFALGEYRAGAAAGRSRALCITLGTGVGSSFLAGGHPVVEGPDVPPDGRAHRMTVDGLPLEEVVSRRAIRRFYARTAGVPDADGLPDVHDIAGSARAGDTHALRTVRHCFGALGRALAPWCERFRPELMVVGGSMARSWDLVGPAVREGFDSWAPGTAPPTVTAGRPADAPLIGAAHWALHRSAGTPPVRT; encoded by the coding sequence ATGAACCGCGTTCCCGTACTGGAGATCGGCGGCACCCATGTGACGGCCGCGGTCATCAACACCGCGGCCGGACGGCCCGTCCCCTTCTCGGTCGTACGGCAGCCGGTCCCCGCCGGCGCGCCGGCCCGTGAGCTCCTCGACGCGATCGCCGCCGTCGCCGACCGCGTTGACGTCCCGGTGGCCGCGCACTGGGGCGTGGCGATACCGGGTCCCTTCGACTACGCCGCCGGTGTCGGGCGGTTCCGGGGCATCGGCAAGTTCGAGGCGCTGCACGGTGTGGACGTCGGCGCGGAACTGCTCGGCCGGCTGCCGGGAGCCCCGAGCGGCATCAGTTTCGTCAACGACGCCGACGCGTTCGCCCTGGGCGAGTACCGGGCGGGCGCGGCCGCCGGCCGGAGCCGGGCCCTGTGCATCACGCTCGGGACGGGTGTCGGCTCCTCCTTCCTGGCGGGCGGGCACCCGGTCGTGGAGGGCCCCGACGTGCCGCCCGACGGCAGGGCGCACCGGATGACCGTCGACGGGCTCCCGCTGGAGGAGGTCGTGTCGCGGCGGGCCATCCGCAGGTTCTACGCCCGCACCGCCGGGGTGCCCGATGCCGACGGCCTCCCGGACGTGCACGACATCGCCGGTTCGGCCCGGGCCGGTGACACACACGCCCTGCGTACCGTCCGGCACTGCTTCGGGGCACTCGGGCGCGCGCTCGCACCCTGGTGCGAGCGGTTCCGCCCGGAACTGATGGTCGTGGGAGGGTCGATGGCCCGCTCCTGGGACCTGGTGGGGCCGGCCGTCCGGGAGGGGTTCGACTCATGGGCACCCGGGACCGCGCCCCCGACCGTCACGGCCGGACGCCCCGCCGACGCACCGCTCATCGGCGCGGCCCACTGGGCGTTGCACAGGTCCGCCGGCACTCCCCCCGTACGGACCTAG
- a CDS encoding class I mannose-6-phosphate isomerase: MHQPRPYERNPRYAATGGTVVTGWAAAVADVPTTSTVLALDGPAALDWEEAAASLAAALRARGTEVTLCDVRDLWSADAVERLCVPHADADPFFLPLAEFSMGDLFVTPPVQPRPRAGVRLVFGPGAALTEPDLLWWADLPKRYAEEAVTRGELPLGANLGRPRTPGELRSLFYTDWPVGDRHRDAVARRVDRWVDLQGARGPASLDGAAVRATLAVLASGPVRTRPFFNSTPWGGQWGARELGFEPRGGNTALGYELIAPEAGILVGQDEAAQVELPFQLLCELHPEEFLGPDVHRRYGTSFPIRFDYLDTVGGGNLSLHLHPREQYMRDTFGWPYTQHETYYVTASEPGAQVYLGLRESADVDVMRKEVEAAAADGLPLRVEDHVMTHPADAGQLFMIPAGTPHASGEGNLVLEISATPYLYSLRFYDWLRKGTSGAPRPLSYAHGFANLDSSRRGDDVLKDLVQQPRTLREGRGWREEVVGALPDMFYAVHRFVIEGPEAADDDTADRFHILNVSAGDGVVVETAGGLRHELAFAETLTVPASVGPYRLHPVGSRPVHVVKSLVTQV, translated from the coding sequence GTGCACCAGCCCCGTCCCTACGAACGCAACCCGCGGTACGCCGCCACCGGCGGCACCGTCGTCACCGGCTGGGCGGCCGCCGTCGCCGACGTGCCGACGACCTCCACCGTTCTCGCCCTCGACGGGCCCGCCGCACTGGACTGGGAGGAGGCCGCCGCCTCCCTCGCCGCCGCTCTGCGCGCCCGGGGCACCGAGGTCACCCTGTGCGACGTCCGGGATCTCTGGTCCGCGGACGCCGTCGAACGGCTCTGTGTCCCGCACGCGGACGCGGACCCGTTCTTCCTGCCCCTGGCCGAGTTCTCCATGGGCGACCTCTTCGTGACGCCCCCCGTCCAGCCGCGTCCGCGCGCCGGCGTCAGGCTCGTCTTCGGTCCGGGAGCCGCGCTCACCGAACCCGACCTGTTGTGGTGGGCCGACCTTCCCAAGCGGTACGCCGAGGAGGCCGTCACGCGGGGAGAGCTGCCGCTCGGTGCCAACCTGGGCCGCCCCCGGACCCCCGGCGAACTGCGCAGCCTCTTCTACACCGACTGGCCCGTCGGCGACCGCCACCGCGACGCCGTCGCCCGCCGGGTCGACCGATGGGTCGACCTGCAGGGCGCGCGGGGCCCCGCCTCTCTGGACGGCGCCGCCGTGCGGGCCACCCTCGCCGTGCTGGCTAGCGGCCCCGTCCGTACCCGCCCCTTCTTCAACTCCACGCCGTGGGGCGGCCAGTGGGGCGCGCGGGAGCTGGGCTTCGAGCCCCGGGGCGGCAACACGGCCCTCGGCTACGAACTCATCGCACCCGAAGCCGGAATCCTGGTCGGCCAGGACGAGGCGGCCCAGGTGGAGCTCCCCTTCCAGCTGCTCTGCGAGCTGCACCCCGAGGAGTTCCTCGGCCCTGACGTCCACCGTCGCTACGGCACGTCGTTCCCCATCCGCTTCGACTACCTCGACACGGTCGGCGGCGGCAATCTGTCCCTGCACCTGCACCCGCGGGAGCAGTACATGCGGGACACGTTCGGCTGGCCGTACACCCAGCACGAGACGTACTACGTGACCGCGAGCGAACCCGGTGCGCAGGTCTACCTCGGCCTGCGGGAGAGTGCTGACGTGGACGTCATGCGCAAGGAGGTCGAGGCGGCCGCGGCGGACGGGCTCCCGCTGCGCGTCGAGGACCACGTCATGACGCACCCGGCCGACGCCGGGCAGCTCTTCATGATCCCGGCCGGCACCCCGCACGCGTCCGGCGAGGGCAACCTGGTCCTGGAGATCAGCGCCACGCCCTACCTCTACTCCCTGCGCTTCTACGACTGGCTGCGCAAGGGCACCTCGGGTGCGCCGCGGCCGCTCTCGTACGCGCACGGGTTCGCCAACCTCGACAGCTCGCGGCGCGGCGACGACGTGCTGAAGGACCTCGTCCAGCAGCCGCGGACCCTGCGCGAGGGCCGGGGCTGGCGCGAGGAGGTCGTCGGCGCGCTGCCCGACATGTTCTACGCCGTGCACCGCTTCGTGATCGAGGGGCCGGAGGCCGCCGATGACGACACCGCGGACCGCTTCCACATCCTCAACGTCTCGGCCGGTGACGGCGTCGTCGTGGAGACCGCCGGCGGTCTCCGTCACGAGCTCGCGTTCGCCGAGACCCTCACCGTGCCCGCGTCCGTCGGCCCCTACCGGCTGCACCCCGTCGGCAGTCGTCCGGTGCACGTGGTGAAGTCCCTGGTGACGCAGGTATGA